Genomic window (Bombus vancouverensis nearcticus chromosome 2, iyBomVanc1_principal, whole genome shotgun sequence):
TATACCATGTATTAAAAAGGAATCAGATAATAAAACTGTTTTCTTTCTCGTTCAATATTCCACTCCTATTCTGTTTTTAAATATCCATTATCTTACTAATTACAATACAATTTCCTTGTTTTTCCTTCTCTCATACAAACGTCAAAGAGTTGAATCATACGGAAATACTACCTGCCAGCTTTCCTTATATAAAACATCTCCCCTCGCACCGGGTACAAAAATATCCCGAAAATTTCATCATCCGTTTCGCAAAGCTGTCGCTATTAAATTACCATGTTAGAACTTCCAACAACAATAAAACTCGAATTATACCTACAACTACGCCCCGACGCTATAATCCCAGCCCCTTATCCCTATTTCCTAAAACCATTTTCAGAACCAAATCCTTCGTCACTTTCCTTCTCCAACCCGGGCCAAGAGTAGCTATCCTAACGCAAGATGTGCGACAAACGGCTGTGTGCCTGCGAGAAGAAGACGATGCCAGGTTTCATGAACCCGAACGACGAGCGTGTGAAGGCCCTCGAACAAGCGTATGCGGAGTTCGCTCAAATCGATAGCAGGTCGCTATTGAAGAAACATTTAACGCAGCAGGTGTTCGATACGCTTAAAACACGCGTAACGAATACCGGCTCCACTTTGATGGACGTGATCCAATCGGGTTTAAAGAATCCAGATTCGGGCGTTGGTGTTTACGCGCCTGATCAGAACGCTTATGACGTGTTCGCTGCTTTGTTCGACCCAGTGATCGAGGAGTATCATATTAATTTCACATCGAGCGACGTCCATCCGGATTTGGATTGGGGAGAACCGGAGCAATTAGGAGATCTTGATCCCGAAGGACAATTCGTGATTTCGACGAGAATCCGTTGCGCCAGGTCGGTCAATGGGTATCCGTTGAATCCTACTATGACCAAATCCCACTACTTGGATTTGGAGGCAAAGGTACACCAAATCGAAAGGTTTGTTATAATTAGCAGACCGCGgatgtttattatatttcatatttttacgagcGTAATCAAACTTTAATTTAAATAGATATTTAAGTGGAAATTATGAGGAGCTATAATGTTTAATAGTTATCAGTATAGGGAATATATTgaatagagatttgttttaccTGTTAGACGACAAGATGATCAGCTAAATGAGATCATCtaaatatctattttatttgtgttttgTGAATGAGGAAATTTCTCAGGACAAAGTTAAACTATTTCAGGAAAGAACTTTTTCTCGAGGTCATTTTTTCACGCTATCTCAATGTTATCGGTATATTTCTAAGTGGAACTCTATATTTTTGTATCTACCAATTGACGCCTTTTAAAAAGTATTAAGGTACTTGCGTCTGAGAAGTTTAAAAGATATGTTAACCTTGATTCTGTAACACTTAACGTGTGAAAAACAAGGAAAAACGCAAAGTAATACTCCAGCGTTTATGTTTTCCTTGTCCTTCGTACACTACATTTGATGAAATTAAAATCGGAATATGTTTTAAACCATGTATTTTCCGACATAAGTACTTTAATACTTTTGTGTAGAGAATAAAAAATCACATCTACTAGCGTAGAAAGATACATAgggttctatttaaaaaaataccgATGAAATCTACGAAAGATAAACTCGAGAAAAATTTTTTCCATGTATCTCTTGAAATAGTTTAACTTTTTCCGGAGAACTTTTTTCATACAATCGTAAATAAGACAGATATTTAGGTGGTCTCATTTAGCTGAGACACTCTGTATATTATAACAAataccttggatattttatatattttttcgtgcTATGTATATTCTATACATTCTTGTTTGTAATTGCGAATGTTTCTGCAATTTTACATTTTCGTGAACataagtataaaaataagaTCTAAATAGACATTCGTTTCACCTATTAAATATCATGAAGCTGTGCTTTAGATATTTTGTATAACTTTACACGGTATATTCTATGTATTCCAGCATCGTAAAACTACCCATAAATCAAGCCTATTAAATTACTTACATTTTGTAATATGAACAGAGATTTGTAATATGAACTTGGTTTTTAATTGTGGAACAGTCGCTGAAAGGAAAATCATTAAgcctttgaattttcgttttgCATGGTAGTGGTAAAAAGGAATTTCGAGTTTTTTCGAAAGCGTAAATTCATGGAACAAGAGATAAAGTGTAGACGACTAATgcgcacaatgtttttttgtttttggaAATTGAAAGAGAGACCAGAGTTAAGACGTAACATATAGCTCATATACGGgatttaaaaaatgtagaaaatcaCCAAAGAGTAGTACTGTTAGTAGCATTTTGTTCAAAAACGATATTAATATCGTACTCGAATTTAGTAATAGAATGAAAATTGCACGAATATTGTGCATATTTATTGTGTCAAAGAGAATGCCGTAGAATTTCCAACGTTTCAAACAAAAAGTACGGGAAACGAAGGAATGTAGATTCCCATTCAGTTTTATGCGAGCTACACGGCAGACAAATAATATACTTCCTGATACAATGCAGATGAACAACCTGAAGTGTTCAAACGGACATTTCACATATTATTTCGCATGAAGCGAGAAGGTGGGCAAATTGCATGATTAGTTTTAGTGTTTGTAATACGGACACCATTTTTCCATGGTAAACGATGTAAAGAGGAAAGCAGTTTAGATCGTGGTTttattaattggatattaaGATTTTggatattaaaattttctaGAATTTTTACATATGGGGGAATAAAACAGACAGAACATGAattctgtttttaatttttGCTACTGTAATTTTATTCCAGCATTACATTCGTAACTTAATGTCGATAAAAAAAAGTAATGAAATTTGCAACACTTTTATTCGTTTTCGCGTAAAACTGAATTCCCCACTTGTACACCATAAACATCTATAAGCAAGGCCCCTATTTAAACTCATTTCTCTTCCAATTCTGCTTACCAAACGGGAACAAAAAGGGAGCGAAGTAAACTCTTTAGCTAACACAGTGCACTTCTTTCAATTCGTCAACGCGCCAACGAAAAAAtacaccaaaaaaaaaaaaagaaaaagaggagaaaaaagaaaaaggggagagCATTGGtgggaagaaagaaggaaaataacCCGGAAGAAAGGGTAAAAACACAGAGAGATAGAGAAACGGAAGAACAAGGTCTATGTCTTTACGGTTACACGGTTGGTTAACGCGTTAGAAAAGTTAAATCAAGCCGCACAATGCGCACGTAGCTAATTGATTTCTGCTGGCACGAAAAATCCACTCGTTTCGTTAAAGCGTATAATTGCTTTTTATAATCGCATTTTACCTACTTTGTTGTCGACTGGAGACAACTTGACTATATAAATCGCCACGAAAAAACTACTGCGATCGCCTTTTCCAATCTATTTACGCAGCACATCTCTTCCGTTATACTTTCGTTTCTCTCAGTTTGTTCTTTCTTTCATCTTCAGGTACAGCAAGCCTTACGCTCGTTAGATGGCGACCTGAAAGGGACTTATTACAGTCTGGCCGCCATGGACAAAGAGACGCAACAACAACTGATAGACGATCACTTTCTGTTCAAGGAGGGTGATCGATTTTTAGAGGCAGCCAACGCCAATAGGTTCTGGCCAAGCGGTGAGTAATGATCGTTCCCCTTTTATACCTCTGCGCTAACTTTCCTCAAACTTTAGCAGATCGATCGCCATAGCTTTTAAACCTGTCTGAAATTTATCTTCCGTCACTGCCTTCGTCGAATCTTGTTGTGGCAACTGCATCCTCGAAAAGCGATTCGACGATGCTTCGGCTCCACAGGACGCAGATTAATGAGCCTGATGGAGTTGcaacttttaattttatttaagcaCGATCCGCGCCAGATGTGCCCTTCAGCGTGTCGGTAATTAGATCGTAAGCTGGAGCAAAGGTGCTTTGTGAGGATATTTGTTTGGGTTTATCAGGCTTCTTTGTCTACTCCAAGATACTCCTACAAAAGCTAATCAATTTTCAATCTAACACTTTTCTGATCATTCTTAAGTCACGTGGAAACCTTGGTAACTGGACAATTTTTCTATTCCTTTTTCATTTCGAGGAAGAACTTAAACGAAGGAGGCTTACAATGGATTACATTGTTTGATATTTCGTGCTTCCGACAGTGATCTCATTTATTGAAGATATAGAAGACATTTCAATCGAAAGACGCACAGTTACTTTGGAAAAATTTGTAAACTGTTTCAAAGGATATTCGAATAGGTTTGGAAATGGAGATTCTTAAACTGCTGTACAGAAATATCTCTCTCGTGTATTTGGTATGTCGTTTCGTGGTGTACCAGATAGTAGGAGGCTCGATGTACTGCGATAAATAGTACATAATATAGAAAGTGTATTAAATAGTAGTGTATActcataaaatatcattttctcgAATAAAACTTTAATCGGACGATTTCTTTGATATATAGAGGTATTTAATCTAAATAATTTCCACgctatttcaatttttccataACCATCATGAAATGTTAAATTTACGTTATCGACAATATTTGCAACACATTTCCCGTGTTTATAATAAAGAAGgatattaaacgaatattttcatGGTTCGTGAAAAGcaataacgataataaaaatCTTGTTTGCATTCAATACGCGTGTATTATAgcaaatttctttttcaatgTGGGGAATAATGACGGTAATAATTGACAATAAGAGAAAATGAGCGATATTAAGCAATCAAACACTGGGGAAACGAGGTTTCATATGAACCAGGCTAATACAATGTAAGTTGTTTAATAGGAACTGAGGTGAGCGAATTCAGAATAACCTGAAATCGTTCGCGAAGCAATTCCCTTAATCTGTGCTCCCAGTCAGCTTTAAACTTGAAATTACTTCTAAGCATCCCGATTGGTATTAACCTTCCATTCGTTGTTCTAAAAATTTTTCTCTGCTTAATTCTAGGTAAATGCAAACTAGACAATGTTCGAGGAAAATGAAAGTATAGCgtacgaataaataaatttgacCAATCCGATGACTAATCaggaatatatattaaattatgatcATCACTATCCACATTTTACCATTTATTCTCCCTATGAAAATTCAATTTACCATTTGTTTTTGCTAAATGTATGAAGATAGTAAACACTAAAAGTTCATAGCGTTCAAGTAATTTAACAAATAAGTGAACGATATAAGTgccgaaattaaaagagaaatacatttctcatttttatttgaatttatattttttaattttttaacattcACTTCGGCataataagtaattaatatcgtAATACTAATACTAAATTTAACATTAATATTGAATTGCAGTATATAAATACACTAATATGATATACAGCGTATTATAACATTAGCATCAATATCATTATAACAAAGTACTAGTATTCTTTGTACTGAATCAGACTAGAAAACGTTGTCAGCGATACAGGACAATTATTCCATTCTGAGGTTATAATCGTATTCGAGGCAATAATCAGTTAATTGATTTTTCGTGGGAAAATTCCGATTCGTCTTGTTCGCTGGCTTGAGGATCATCGCAGTTCGAGTAAAACATTCAATTACAATGCCGCAAGTTCCTTCAGCTCGTTTGAAAACATTAATCCACGGTAAGCCGAATGCTCGAAATTGGGCGGTTCAAGTTTAAACGAAGATTAAACCGAAAGTTTCTGGGATTAGAGGGAACCCGTTGGTAGATGGGTTAGCGAAATGGCGGCTTGACAAGCGTCACGACCGGTCCAGCTGTTTGTTGATTTTCATCGCGATTCTCTCTTGCCCGTACAAAAACAGTTCAATGCTTCCAGTGGATTTTCAATCAATCATCCTGAGGACCGTAAAAACGGGCCGTTTCACGGGATAAATTGTAAAAGAGCGGAATCTGATTTAAAACGAAAATATCGTTAAACGGCGGGATTGTTATTTACCGGATTTGATATAAAAACATGTTACAATAAAGatcgttatttatatttttcggtATATTTCTAGTTAGTTCGGAAAAGTATTCGGTTTTGATTAAGTTACGTGGCCCGCAGAGAATGATATAAGGCTCGAGTTATTCAGAATGGAGCGACAACTGTTGCCTCGAAATGCAGAAACGAAAGTTTTCTGAATATGTAATCCGTATACTTTTGACGTACTAATTTGTGGTACATTCACGATGGAAATTAGTATATTTTCGTAGAAGCCTCGACGTAGATTTTGCACCTGTTACTTTATTCGATCTCTAATTTGTTGGTATTTTACAGAACAATGGTTTCCGAGCGGTCAAATTGGTCGAGAGTTTTCTCTCCGTTTTGATAGTGATCTCGCTATGTTTTATATATAGCGTTTCCTATATATAAAACGTAATAATATTGGCCATAAAAGTTAGAAGCATCTAGTACTATTATGTTACTTACCGAAAGAAGCAAAAAGATCTCAAGTCCTAACAAACGTGGGTCCAAGTAACCGTTCGTTTCGGACCTACAAGATGTTTTTCACTTTAAGTCTCTAAGACAATACTTAAACGCAACGTTTTCCAGAAGGTAGTCTCGTTTGTCCAACTTAAATCACTTGGACCTCTATATGGGAggacattaaaaaattatagtaTATAGAAATAAGAGATATAAGCTGCTatcaagaaataaataaaatgccaGTGATTTTTGAGCATGTGTATGTTTCTATGCGAAAACAACGTGGAAATGTGTGTTGAAATGAACAGGGGTATATTCAAAATATGCGGCAGAGGTAATGTATCACTAACAAAAACATCTCGTAACTCCGAAACGAATGGTTTTCCGACTCGTGTTCATGAAGACATTGTTTGCTTGTTTTAATGAATACTACTAAAGCTTGTCCCTAACATTTTAGGAAACTTTATATACAGTAATCATAGCTTGTGGTTTTCCAATATTACTGTATTGATACGCGGAATAGTACGCATAACTATCATTGTACATATCACGAGCTGTAGTACCAGCGAGACTTTCAAGTCCAGAGGCCTAATTATTAAGTCCACCGAATGGGAAGTTGCTGAATTCGCCAACTCCGCAGTGTCCAAGATATTACACCTCTATCACGATGAACAATTCATTCCCCACTAAAGTGAAATGTAGACGATTTATAATTGGCAGAATCAACAGCGCGACAACGAAAAACTAACGCTTTTCGAATATCTAATGGTAGAACCTGTAGAGCGTAGTCAGAAGCTTCAAAACTTCGAGTATCTctctatatttctataaattgaattaaaaatcaaCTCATCCTCTCGAGATGAAAAATCTCGTTTCTACGATTCagagtttaattaaaaattttaaaagctCAGCGTTTCCTACGAACATTGTCTTTGTTGCCATTAGCAGATGTGATTTGAAGTTCTAATAGTTCCATGGAAATTTAAAACCAAGCTGAATCGGTACGAAGTGTACAACTTTCTGTGTACTTCCACCCTAATTCTTCACAGAGTTAAAGATTATCGTCGGTCTGAATCGAAATACAAACCGATGGCATTGGCATTCTTGTGGGTCCCCGTAGCTTGCCAGAAAGTCGACGAAGGGTTTCGTGATTAAGTGAACTTGCATTAGCGATTTTCATCATGATGGCCTTGGGAAATCTCTTTGCTGCCGAGATTAAACGGCTCAACAGGGTTAAAGTATATTAAAGAGACCAGGCCATGTACAAGAGAGAATCAGCCGCCATTCGAAGGGAGTTTTCAAAGCTAACCAAAGAGGTTTCCTCCTCTTATTGTGAATACCTCGCCAATGTAACTTATTGCATTTTAGCACGGTCTTTGTCAACACAATTGCTGATTATATTATCATAAACTGTCAGCGCGAGGACGTATTGTGGTAGAAAGTCTTTAGCTTTGTCCTTCAGTATTTAACACCGAGGTGTTTTCTACAATATAATGGAGTCTCTAAGTGTGTTTGTTCCGAGTAAACGCTAAATCTtgagaagaaataattttaggCGGCAAATCTTCGAATGGTTACAAAAACACCACTTGACTTGGTAGGGACTTGGTGATCGGAAACGTTTCTTAAGATTTGTAAGAATCGTAAATACGATTTCTTAAGAAATATTGCATCTAATTCTAAAGTTGCAATATCTCCTTATTCGGAGAAATATTGATTATGTGATTCAAAATAATTGATACTCCAGCTTCTTTGAATGATTTTTTGTTCTCGCCCTCCCCCCGAAGTCTTAACTAATAATTTAAATTGCTCATCATCATTCTTTTTGGAAAGAAGAGAAGCattataaatagataaatacacatactaaatatatttttttcgaaTAATACAATAAGGACATACATGTATGAGGATTTCGTAGTTGCATGGAGATCCGAGGACCACCGCAGGCTAAAAACCGCTGCTCTATacgatttctttttattatcgtGCTCGTATGAAGAAGTTTCTTCGGAGATGTAgccgaataattttttaataaagtagGTTTTGTTATTTCGTATTTAGTATCTTAGAAGTATCTtaaaatttttttcttcttgtttcttttaaataatCTCACATGCATGTACATATTCTGTAATATTTAAGGtaacattataaatatatttcagcattttcaataaatatatgaacCAGATGGAACCATAGACGAGTAACACCCTAAAAAGAATATTGCAAAGGAATTTTCTACAACACTGTATATTCTTCGAATGAACAAAACTCTTCTTATTGTCGataaataattatatcattttattttatatttaattcgttatcacgttGTTTATTCTCCAAATAACACGACCGTTCGTTTGATGCGCGTGCAAAATTATCATCACAGAGGCTGCGCTGTGTTCAGATGTTTCAAACGAATATAATCGAACATTTCATTTCCGTCTTTCGATTGTCCTCGTGCAGATAATTGTCGCTTTTGTTCCTTTGAACCGCACTAGATAACAGATTGCCTTTGTGACTGACCACCGTTGCTTGTTATTTACGAACGCTCGTTGCCGTTCgatcaaattatttttctcccTTTCAGCTCACGTCCCTCGAAGAATCGTATTACGATCGCGTCCATTTTGTTTTCATACATTGGTATTACTACGTACCAAGAATATTTTTAGTCCAAGTTTAACGTGAAACTAATAAATAGACGCCTCGAATCGATATAGAAATATACACATATTTCGAATGATTTGCTCTATAACCTCAATCGTAAAATATGAAAGCGTATACAGGATGATTCATTGTGAACTTTTGATGTAATTGTCTTCCGAGTTACGTTCGTTATACATGTACTCGTCATTCGAAGAAATATTTCCTCTATAATTCAAATTGTAAGATAAGGAAGCATGCATGAGAGGTTCCATTATAATCTTACGACGTGTTTGTCTTTCGAATTATGGTCGTTATATATTCGGTATTAGAAGAACTGTTTCAAGCAAAATTTGGTTTTTGCACGGACAATATTGTCTAAGCAATATTTTTGAGATTTTAAGGTCATGATCATTTctaaatgaaacgaaattacttgaaataaaattaatcgttttCTTGTTTAAATGAGATCACAATTTACTTTTAGAACTACACGTACTTTATAGTAATTCATTGTACGAAAAGTCAAAAGCAAGAGACAAGAATATTCGATAGTACACAGATATATTACACAGGTGTACTACACAATACATAGTATATACAGATTTTTCTACTAATGTTTAACATTGCGGAGGGGTTCGTCGAGAAATTGCAGGTATAAATACTACGATGTTCGTCACTTGTATTACTTTCCTTCACAGCCTCTCGATCGTAGCTGAATCACTTTTTGAAGTTAATAATATTTCTGTATCTGTTATATCGTATCATTGTCTTAAGGTTGCGACAGGTTAAACGGTTAAGAAAAGAAGCCGACTTTCTCGAAGTACGAACGATTTGTCGCACATCAAAACAAAGGTGAgtactatttttataaaatttgatgCTCTCCCATCGCTGCTAACGACAACATACATCAATtaatttaaacgaaaaatttcaTAAGTTAAATTTGGATAGGAATACAACTTCCAACTTTCCTCTTAGAGATGCTAACATTGTTACGTTATAAGCAACTCGAAATGTCGTTTCAATTCCTGTCAACATCACGTGAACTGTGATTTTATACGCGTTATGTTATTTAGAAAGGGAGCTAATAATAtagtagtatagtatagtataatatagtTTTAGTATAATAGTTTACGCGATGGGCATTGACTCAATCATAGACGCTAGccgaacaaaaaaagaaaactatttTTCCATAATTATCGAAATCAAACATAATccagaaaattaaatattctacgt
Coding sequences:
- the LOC117161560 gene encoding arginine kinase codes for the protein MCDKRLCACEKKTMPGFMNPNDERVKALEQAYAEFAQIDSRSLLKKHLTQQVFDTLKTRVTNTGSTLMDVIQSGLKNPDSGVGVYAPDQNAYDVFAALFDPVIEEYHINFTSSDVHPDLDWGEPEQLGDLDPEGQFVISTRIRCARSVNGYPLNPTMTKSHYLDLEAKVQQALRSLDGDLKGTYYSLAAMDKETQQQLIDDHFLFKEGDRFLEAANANRFWPSGRGIFFNEAKTFLVWCNEEDHMRLISMEKGGNLSSVYSRLVKAVTEVGEEIRFSRHRRFGFLTFCPTNLGTTIRASVHIRLPKLSENYARFEEIANMYHLQIDGLVNLLMKHNPVRARSSNIVSKGYNVANSIEVVETA